TGATAAACCTCAAAACTCCATACCTGCGCTCCTGCTCAAGGAAGGAAATCCCCACGGTGACCACTTTGGAGTATACCCATGATGCTGTAAATAAGTGCCGAATTGAAGATACTGATTCAGAAGTTGAGTACCGATCTGGAAAATCAGTAGATACACGGGATTCAGCTATCTTTATGCACCTTAATACCACTTCAATTTTGTTTGTATCAAGAGCTTCATCCATAATTTGTGCCACTTCAATAGCCTGAAAACCTAATGTCATACATGGAAGAAGGAACGGAAGACCACTAACATCTCTGCACTTGAACATGTACCTCTTCATAAGAAAGCAGATTCCTGCGATTTGAGAAAATTGGTTCTGATATTATGCAGTTGTAAGCTGGATACTTAATTTTTCCCATATCCACAAGTAAAAAGGATGACAGATCTTGTTCTCCATTTAAGAAGAAAAGTCTCTGCAAAAGGAATATCACTTGCATAAGACCTAAATATTATCCAATTTGAATAAATCCTTCAATAAAAATTACTAGAGATCAAAGAGGCACCTCAATACGCCACATAAGAGATTCTGCTTTTGATGAAATCCTAATACAAGAACCAGATCTTTCCAAAATCATAGTTGATAATTGTGACCTGCACTCAACGGGAagcaaatattaaataaaacatatttgacTCCACAAATTATAAAAGCACAACTAGAAGTTTAATACCAAGGCACACCAGCGTCTCTAGAAATAATGGATGAAATCAAATGCTGCTTCTTCAATCCATGACCACCACCCTAGAACATTTATAGAATATACTATATTCAATAGCTAGTTCATAAGAAAACTGACAAGGAGACAGAGCAAATAACACACATCAGATGCATtacctaattaattttttaacatctaGGTTTGTatagagaaacaaaaaatattcaattgttTGGCCCGTATCTGTCCACACAGCTCTCTTACTATGTAGTCATCAGAAGCCAATTTTCTATTTAGGAACTTCTACAGTGGATACAACCAAATTTAGAAGGATCCATCCAAAAAGCTCCACTCACTTGTGACAGGAGACACATTATGATCAGGATGCACTCCTATCTAAGGATAacaaactaagaaaaaaaaaaagtgaaccaaaaagaaaaaaaaaaggttggcAATGTGTCAAGAAAATGTAAGAACTGAAATATTGACACTTAACTTGGCTCCATAAGTACAAACCATCCATTTGACAACATTTTGCAATCGAAGATAGGCTATGTAGCtgatcaaatcaaatcaatgcAAATCATACAGAACCAATTTTCCTAAAACTTAAAGGCAAACGATCTTATGCACtcatttaatttagaaaataacaGAAAAACGCAATAACCTAATAGGTAGGCACTGAACATCAACTCATGTCATTGCCCTTAACTTCTTTGGAAGCAAAGTAACAAACGGTAAACTCAGAACCttcaaaaacaataaatttgaccACGACAGATTTCACAACAGGCAAATTCATATCACTTAATGTGTATCAGAGGATACAACTACTATTTAATAGCAAAAAGAAATTGACACACAGGTAACTTGCACACAACGACCAACTGCCtactataaaaattaataagaaaaacatCATTTGCACAACTAGCTCAATCCATTCATAATGAAGTTTCATACCGGGAatacatatacacacacatatgtgtgtgtgtgtgcatacatatatgtatatatacatatatatagtcCTAAAAGAAGCAATTAAGTCTTACCTTCTTTAGTGAAATGCTCCAAATTTCACGCAATTCAGAAACATTGAGGACGTGCAAGATATCTTTCACATCACTCATACATAGTTGATTCGCACCTTCAATAAAATGTATGTATTCTTTCTCTGAAATATGTATACCATACAGGTTACAAAGGTTGAATAAGATTTAATAGCGAAAGATCGAATCATATTTGTATGGAAAGAAGAAATGAGCCTTACGAATTATATTGAATTACCAGCAAGTTCCTTGACTGCCTTTTGAGTATCCACTATTTCAGAATATGATATGCTAGACATGCGAAACCAAGGTCCTTCATGAGAACccaatatgaaaaatatatcaattccAAATCAACAAAAACTTCAAAAATGATTAATAGGCAGCTCAGAAAATCTCTTTAAACAATAGACATATTCTCTTTTAACACGTTGCACAAAAAGATATCTATTTAGATACAAACAGAAGCATTTCTTTTAGAGACGAGTGGGACTGTCACGACATGAATAATCAGGGTATCAACATTTGTGATGTGATATATGTTTTAGTGCCCCATGGAAGACAACAGGAATTTGAAATAAGTATGAAACAAgttcaatttcaaaattcaaataaccTTTTCTAGTGTGTAGCCGGATAAAAAGCCTCTGACTGTCATTTGAGAGTAAAGTGAATGAATCTGTCCAATCATCCATAGATGAGACactgtttaaaatatttgactaagaatttaaaataaaataaaagtcacAAGTATTAATACCCATATAGGTTTTTTCATCTTCAGTTAAAAGGTGAATATTATTTCTTAACACTTCTTGTAGCATAAGACAAAAATTCAGCTGATACTTTACAGATGAAGGAGGATTCCTGCTTTCAAATTTAACAACATGTTGAACATTTTTCCATAAGCATATAAAGGTCTCATCAGCGTGCTTGCTTTCACCATCTGCTGTTTTGTGGCACGTAACCTGAATTGGGACGATTTCAAGAGAATGTTTTGGAACAGAAGTAACATGCCCCTGGGACAAGTTCCAAAGAGAAAAATGATGAGGCTGAGTATTAAGTTGCTTAATCCACAATCTTTTGAGTAATTAGAAGAATTGTCAAGTGATCTTTAGTATAAATGAGTAGACCAAACAAGTGGGCCAGTAATTTCAAAAGAATGCCAGCCATTACGTAATTAGAGCACTTATCCAATAATTCTAGAAGAATGCCAGTCATCACTAATAGGTGGTTATTGAGTTATACTACAACGTCTTTAGTTTCCTTTATATGCTGTGAAACCCAAAACGCTAAACTTACCCTGTTGagaacaacaataatcaaaaatTTAACGTTGAAACCACCTGAAAAATCCCTTTAAGTATACATCCAATGAAACTACAGCCACCCATTATCATTTATTCGTATATTCTAGAAAACTTTACAAATTATATTGAACTCCCCCCCACCCCCCAAGCTATCTTCCAACAATCAATTTCAGTAACATACATGTGACAACGTATAAACTACAGATATTTACAACTATGTCAAAGAATTTGACTGCAATAATCAACAAAAACTGCTCAGACAATCTGGCTCCAAGCATTAATGACATTTAACAGACCACTCACATACTTCAAAAAGAGTATCAGAACTAGAACAATCACATAATCCAAAACTCTACTCTTCAAGCACCTTCTATTGCAATAATCCAATTGACACAgctgaaagaaaaaagagaagtgACAAAGGCACATTAATACATAAAAAGCTCATTAACATTCCAAAATGTTGAATACCTGAAATCCAAGGCCATAGTTGTCAATAAGAGGAGATAGGTACTGGGCTAGATGGCGGGGAAGAAAACCTAACGACTTACAGCACGCAGAATCCCCAGAAACAACCTGAACCAAGAGCAACAATGAGGTCCTTCAAACTACATACAGAAGATACCACAATTACATAGGGAAAAAAAGGAACAAACCTTAACGGCATTGGGATCCTTAACATTTTCAGGGTCCCGCAAAAGAGATATAGCGGTTCCAGCACATATTTCATCTGGGTTATCAGCGTGCCTCCGGCCAACGATGAAAGTTTCAAGCGTGGCGCCAAGCACGTCAACTGGTTTAGAATCATCAGGCACAAGCACGTCAACTGGTTTAGAATCATCAGGCACAAACACGTCAACTGGTTTAGAATCATCAGGCACCCCACTGTTCACGGGCGAGGAAGATGAGGAAGTGGCAACAATTGTAGTATTAACTACAGTCTCGTGTTTTTGAGGCAGTTCTTGTTCATcgcatttttcttcttcttcacaacCGTTGTTTGGAAGAGGAAGGAAGGAGGCACTGTCAGATTCGTGAGTGAGACTCTGGAGTTTAGGTTTGGAATTGGATGGGGAAAAGTTTAACTCAAGGAGGGTGCGTTGGGAAAGCTTTCGTTTTGTTGCTGGTTTTGGTTGTGAATGAGAAAGACACGCATCTGAGAGTGAAAATCGAGATGTGAGAGTTTAAAGAAACATTGATGTAAACGAGAACATAAACGAGAATAGCGTGCACACATACCAAGATGAGAGTTTATGCGGTTGTGATCATCACCGGGAAGGTTGCAGCCGCAAACAGGGCATTGCACGTCGCCGTTTTGATCTGGTTGCTGTGATGGTTCTTCCGCAACCTGAAAATGAAAACGATGAGACGAGGATGTGTCACTCAAAAGATCAGCAAAAAGAAAGAGATCCGATGCAATACCGGGTTGGGGCTGGGGTTGGGGCTAAGGTTAGGGTTAGGATTAGGGTTAGGGATGGGATAGGAGAGGATAGAGCGGCGATTGGGGAGGAAGCGCCTCCGTCTGCCGATTAATCGAATCAAGCTTTCTCTGCCTGTGAGCACCATTCCTAATGTCACTACTGCACACACGCTTCACACAGGGAAAGAGAGGGAAAAATAACCAGACCCTTAAATCTCCCGCCATTTTCaccatttttattatgattcgtgaaaaataaattaaatgaaattgatTCAAGTCTCCCACTGTCTtctgttttaatattttataataatgataataaccaAAGGACAGCAAAGTCCCAGcactatattattttactacatatattatatacatttgtttatatactataataatacgtttatattattttacatattttatttaaacgaCAATATATGTATAAGAGGGAAAACAATATATGTATAAGAGGGAAAACACGATTacatatgtttaattttttattacacaattaaaattatatttacttccAGAAAACCGTTCGTATTTCAATTATCATCATATATCTAAGCAAGTGTGATGA
This region of Vigna unguiculata cultivar IT97K-499-35 chromosome 5, ASM411807v1, whole genome shotgun sequence genomic DNA includes:
- the LOC114186260 gene encoding fanconi-associated nuclease 1 homolog isoform X3 — its product is MVLTGRESLIRLIGRRRRFLPNRRSILSYPIPNPNPNPNLSPNPSPNPVAEEPSQQPDQNGDVQCPVCGCNLPGDDHNRINSHLDACLSHSQPKPATKRKLSQRTLLELNFSPSNSKPKLQSLTHESDSASFLPLPNNGCEEEEKCDEQELPQKHETVVNTTIVATSSSSSPVNSGVPDDSKPVDVFVPDDSKPVDVLVPDDSKPVDVLGATLETFIVGRRHADNPDEICAGTAISLLRDPENVKDPNAVKVVSGDSACCKSLGFLPRHLAQYLSPLIDNYGLGFQGHVTSVPKHSLEIVPIQVTCHKTADGESKHADETFICLWKNVQHVVKFESRNPPSSVKYQLNFCLMLQEVLRNNIHLLTEDEKTYMDSFTLLSNDSQRLFIRLHTRKGPWFRMSSISYSEIVDTQKAVKELAEKEYIHFIEGANQLCMSDVKDILHVLNVSELREIWSISLKKGGGHGLKKQHLISSIISRDAGVPWSQLSTMILERSGSCIRISSKAESLMWRIERLFFLNGEQDLSSFLLVDMGKIKYPAYNCIISEPIFSNRRNLLSYEEAIEVAQIMDEALDTNKIEVVLRCIKIAESRVSTDFPDRYSTSESVSSIRHLFTASWVYSKVVTVGISFLEQERRYTDAINLLRWLLNGFPSDLRRGYWTLRLSIDLEHLGFIDESLQVAENGLLDPWIRAGSRMALQRRVLRLGKPPRRWKVPSFSRSALQKIPQAFSLWLS
- the LOC114186260 gene encoding fanconi-associated nuclease 1 homolog isoform X2; this encodes MVLTGRESLIRLIGRRRRFLPNRRSILSYPIPNPNPNPNLSPNPSPNPVAEEPSQQPDQNGDVQCPVCGCNLPGDDHNRINSHLDACLSHSQPKPATKRKLSQRTLLELNFSPSNSKPKLQSLTHESDSASFLPLPNNGCEEEEKCDEQELPQKHETVVNTTIVATSSSSSPVNSGVPDDSKPVDVFVPDDSKPVDVLVPDDSKPVDVLGATLETFIVGRRHADNPDEICAGTAISLLRDPENVKDPNAVKVVSGDSACCKSLGFLPRHLAQYLSPLIDNYGLGFQGHVTSVPKHSLEIVPIQVTCHKTADGESKHADETFICLWKNVQHVVKFESRNPPSSVKYQLNFCLMLQEVLRNNIHLLTEDEKTYMDSFTLLSNDSQRLFIRLHTRKGPWFRMSSISYSEIVDTQKAVKELAEKEYIHFIEGANQLCMSDVKDILHVLNVSELREIWSISLKKGGGHGLKKQHLISSIISRDAGVPWSQLSTMILERSGSCIRISSKAESLMWRIERLFFLNGEQDLSSFLLVDMGKIKYPAYNCIISEPIFSNRRNLLSYEEAIEVAQIMDEALDTNKIEVVLRCIKIAESRVSTDFPDRYSTSESVSSIRHLFTASWVYSKVVTVGISFLEQERRYTDAINLLRWLLNGFPSDLRRGYWTLRLSIDLEHLGFIDESLQVAENGLLDPWIRAGSRMALQRRVLRLGKPPRRWKVPSFSRSALQKIPQVFVQGRPLNSDLGGKSRYYNEEGKQCGVEELALNYYAADGGGWQGVHAESGIWLTIFGLLMWDVVYADVPNVFYTRFQIRDGMAEEFLIKSWETHIGTACRGVNWDSHSLDVLRAVVTCVGGTCLASLCQLLAQDYRSWSSGMPDLLLWRFHGEYSGEAKLVEVKGHSDRLSEQQRAWLLLLMDCGFSVEVCKVKPL
- the LOC114186260 gene encoding fanconi-associated nuclease 1 homolog isoform X1 gives rise to the protein MVLTGRESLIRLIGRRRRFLPNRRSILSYPIPNPNPNPNLSPNPSPNPVAEEPSQQPDQNGDVQCPVCGCNLPGDDHNRINSHLDACLSHSQPKPATKRKLSQRTLLELNFSPSNSKPKLQSLTHESDSASFLPLPNNGCEEEEKCDEQELPQKHETVVNTTIVATSSSSSPVNSGVPDDSKPVDVFVPDDSKPVDVLVPDDSKPVDVLGATLETFIVGRRHADNPDEICAGTAISLLRDPENVKDPNAVKVVSGDSACCKSLGFLPRHLAQYLSPLIDNYGLGFQGHVTSVPKHSLEIVPIQVTCHKTADGESKHADETFICLWKNVQHVVKFESRNPPSSVKYQLNFCLMLQEVLRNNIHLLTEDEKTYMDSFTLLSNDSQRLFIRLHTRKGPWFRMSSISYSEIVDTQKAVKELAEKEYIHFIEGANQLCMSDVKDILHVLNVSELREIWSISLKKGGGHGLKKQHLISSIISRDAGVPWSQLSTMILERSGSCIRISSKAESLMWRIERLFFLNGEQDLSSFLLVDMGKIKYPAYNCIISEPIFSNRRNLLSYEEAIEVAQIMDEALDTNKIEVVLRCIKIAESRVSTDFPDRYSTSESVSSIRHLFTASWVYSKVVTVGISFLEQERRYTDAINLLRWLLNGFPSDLRRGYWTLRLSIDLEHLGFIDESLQVAENGLLDPWIRAGSRMALQRRVLRLGKPPRRWKVPSFSRSALQKIPQVFVQGRPLNSDLGGKSRYYNEEGKQCGVEELALNYYAADGGGWQGVHAESGIWLTIFGLLMWDVVYADVPNVFYTRFQNAPLDFGTDGFYTSRKSVIESHLQQIRDGMAEEFLIKSWETHIGTACRGVNWDSHSLDVLRAVVTCVGGTCLASLCQLLAQDYRSWSSGMPDLLLWRFHGEYSGEAKLVEVKGHSDRLSEQQRAWLLLLMDCGFSVEVCKVKPL